The Polaribacter sp. HaHaR_3_91 genomic sequence AACCACCAAAGCCACCTCCGAAGCCACCGCCTCCGCCGCCAAAGATATCACCAAACTGACTAAATATGTCATCCATATTCATGCCGCCTCCACCGAAACCACCGCCACCTTGTGGACCTTCAAAACCTGCGTGACCGTATTGATCATAACGAGCTTTTTTGTTTTCGTCACTTAAAATTTCATAAGCTTCTGCAGCTTTCTTAAAATTTTCTTCAGCAGTTTTATCATCCGGGTTTTTATCAGGATGATATTTGATCGCCATTTTTCTATACCCTTTCTTTATTTCTGCTTGAGTAGCAGATTTTGAGAGACCTAATATTTCGTAAAAATCTTGTTTTGCCATTTTTTATTTTTAATTTTCAGTATTTCACAACAATTTTTCAGCTCTCACTGCTCACTGTCATTAATACTTCTTTAGTTTACAACATTAGTTTTGCATATGTTGCTCACTGTTATTGTAAACTGAATACTTTTTTACTGTCCGATAACTACTTTAGGGTAACGAATAATTTTGTCGCCTAATTTGTATCCTTTTTCAACACAGTCAATTACTTTTCCTTTTAAATCTTCTGATTGAGCAGGAATTTGTGTAATTGCTTCATGAATTTCAGCATCAAAAACATCACCAGCTTTAGTTTCCACTGTAGACAATCCTTTTAATTCTAAAGTGTTAAATAATTTTTGATAAATTAACAACACTCCTTTTCTTAATTCTTCTGCCTCTTTATCATCTTCAATATGTGACAGCGCACGTTCAAAATCATCAATAATTGGCAGTAAAGATGTCATTAAATCTTGTCCAGCAGTTTTAAATAATTCTATTCTTTCTCTGGAAGTTCTCTTTTTATAGTTTTCGAACTCAGCAAACAAACGTAAAAACTTATCTTTTTCAGTTTGAAGTAACTCTTCTGTTGTAGGTTCTTCTTTTACAACTTCAGCCTCAACCTCTTGATTTTCTTCAACTTGAACAGTTTCTTGTTCGTTCTTTATTTCTTCTTCTTGGGTGTTATCTTTCTTACTCATTATCTTTGTAATCGTTAAAATGTCTACTATTAAAAGGCAAAAACGTTGCCAACAAAAAAATAGTGTCAGATTGACACTATTTTTAACCTCTTTATATTTTAACATGGCTCCAATTTTCTCCAGATTTAATTCTATGAATTTGCATATCTGAAACTCCAAATCGTTTGGCAATCATTGTGATTCTAGTTCTTTTATTTTTAAGTTGCCTTTTTATGATTTTTACTTTTCCTTCTGTAAGCTTATAACTAGTTTTTTTATTTTTAATAGCTTCTATATACACAGGGTTTTTAAATTGATGCAACTCTTTCTCTCTTTTAGTTGCCCACTTTAAATTCTCTACAGTATTATCTGTTTTGTCATAATTTTTATGTAAAACATAAATTTGATCTTCGTTTTCTTTTTCTAAAAAATGCTCTGCCACCAACTTATGTACATATCTACTTGTAGATTTGTTATTAGCAACTTGCTTTACATAAATAGTTTCATATCCATTTATAAAACTCTTATTTCTTAAAAACTCTTTATCTTCTTTAAAATAAAGCACTCTTCCTAAATTAGAAATCTTAAATTTTTTTACATCAGAAATTTTCTCATCAAATTTAATATGCCTCCATTCTTCTTTCCACAAACTTCTTATCATGATCTAAAAGTATTTTTAAATTAATAAAAAACTTTTTCTTATTCAGCAATTCTTTCAATTTTAGCACCAATAGATTTTAAACGAGCTTCAATATTCTCGTAACCTCTATCTATTTGTTCTATATTATTTATTATGGATGTTCCTCTAGCAGATAAAGCAGCTATTAATAAGGAGATACCTGCTCTAATATCTGGCGATGTCATTTTGGTTGCTTTTAATGAGCTCTCAAAATTCATACCAATTACAGTGGCTCTATGTGGGTCGCACAAAATTACTTTCGCCCCCATGTCAATCAATTTATCAACAAAAAACAAACGGCTTTCAAACATTTTTTGATGTATTAAAACAGTTCCCTTTGCTTGTGTTGCAATTACCAAAACAATACTCAATAAATCTGGTGTAAACCCAGGCCAAGGAGCATCTGCAACGGTTAAAACAGAACCATCTATAAAATTCTGTATTTCATACGATTCTTGTTCAGGAATGTAAATATCATCTCCTTTTCTCTCTAATATAATCCCTAATTTTCTAAACACATTAGGTATTTGTCCTAAGTTGTCCCAACTAACATCTTTAATGGTTAATTCAGATCTTGTCATTACTGCAACACCAATCCAAGAACCAATTTCAATCATATCTGGTAAAACTCTGTGCTCACAACCACCAAGAGCATCTACTCCTTCTATGATTAATAAGTTAGAGCCAACTCCTGAGATATTAGCTCCCATAGAATTCAACATTTTACATAATTGTTGAATATAAGGTTCACAAGCTGCGTTATAAATTTTTGTAGTTCCTGTAGCTAAAACAGACGCCATTAAAATATTAGCGGTTCCTGTTACAGATGCTTCATCTAATAACATATCTACACCAAACAATTCTTCTGCTTCTACGCCGTAAAAATGCTCTTCTTTATTATAACGGAATTTTGCGCCTAATCTTATAAATCCTTCAAAATGGGTGTCT encodes the following:
- a CDS encoding nucleotide exchange factor GrpE, whose translation is MSKKDNTQEEEIKNEQETVQVEENQEVEAEVVKEEPTTEELLQTEKDKFLRLFAEFENYKKRTSRERIELFKTAGQDLMTSLLPIIDDFERALSHIEDDKEAEELRKGVLLIYQKLFNTLELKGLSTVETKAGDVFDAEIHEAITQIPAQSEDLKGKVIDCVEKGYKLGDKIIRYPKVVIGQ
- the murA gene encoding UDP-N-acetylglucosamine 1-carboxyvinyltransferase, which produces MASFKIEGGHKLSGTITPQGAKNEVLQILCAVLLTPEKVVVNNVPDIIDVNKLIFILGELGVKIEKLSRNSYAFQADEINLEYLESADFKRDGSSLRGSIMIVGPLLARFGRGYIPRPGGDKIGRRRLDTHFEGFIRLGAKFRYNKEEHFYGVEAEELFGVDMLLDEASVTGTANILMASVLATGTTKIYNAACEPYIQQLCKMLNSMGANISGVGSNLLIIEGVDALGGCEHRVLPDMIEIGSWIGVAVMTRSELTIKDVSWDNLGQIPNVFRKLGIILERKGDDIYIPEQESYEIQNFIDGSVLTVADAPWPGFTPDLLSIVLVIATQAKGTVLIHQKMFESRLFFVDKLIDMGAKVILCDPHRATVIGMNFESSLKATKMTSPDIRAGISLLIAALSARGTSIINNIEQIDRGYENIEARLKSIGAKIERIAE
- a CDS encoding HNH endonuclease, which gives rise to MIRSLWKEEWRHIKFDEKISDVKKFKISNLGRVLYFKEDKEFLRNKSFINGYETIYVKQVANNKSTSRYVHKLVAEHFLEKENEDQIYVLHKNYDKTDNTVENLKWATKREKELHQFKNPVYIEAIKNKKTSYKLTEGKVKIIKRQLKNKRTRITMIAKRFGVSDMQIHRIKSGENWSHVKI